tactatggatattcaaagagttcacattaacaacattgcaatcatgctcatcattcaaatatttagtgccaaacattttaatgcattcctcttctaacattttggcacaattttccttcccatcattttcacgaaagacattaaaaagatgaagcgtatgaggcaagcttaattccatttttttgtagttttcttttctagactaaactagtgataaaacaagaaactaaaagattcgattgcaagatctaaagatataccttcaagcactcacctccccggcaacggcgccagaaactgcttgatgtctactacgcaaccttcttcttgtagacgttgttgggcctccaagtacagaggtttgtaggacagtaccaaatttccctcaagtgggtgacctaaggtttatcaatccgtgggaggtgtagtatgaagatggtctctctcaaacaaccctgcaaccaaatagcaaagagtctcttgtgtccccaacacacccaatacaattgtaaattgtataggtgcactagttcggcgaagagatggtgatacaagtgcaatatggatagtagatataggtttttgtaatctgaaaatataaaaacagcaaggtagcaagcgataaaagtgagcgtaaacggtattgcaatgctaggaaacaaggcctagggttcatactttcactagtgcaagttctctcaacaataataacataattggatcatataacaatccctcaacatgcaacaaagagtcactccaaagtcactaatagtggagaacaaacgaagagattactgtagggtacgaaaccacctcaaagttattcttttggatcgatctattcaagagttcatactagaataacaccttaagacacaaatcaaccaaaaccctaatgtcacctagatactccagtgtcacctcaagtatccgtgggtatgattatacgatatgcatcacacaatctcatattcatctattcaaccaacacatagaactccaaagagtgccccaaagtttgtatcggagagtcaagacgaaaacgtctGCCAAAcactatgcataagttcacaaggtcacgggacccgcaagttgatcaccaaaacatacatcaagtggatcacgtgatatcccattgtcaccacagataagcacatgcaagaaatacataaagtgttctcaaatccttaaagactcaatccgataagataacttcaaagggaaaactcaatccattacaagagagtagagggggaaaaacatcataagatccaactataatagcaaagctcgcgatacatcaagatcgtgtcaaatcaagaacacgagagcgagagagagagagagagagagagagagagagagagagagatcaaacacatagctactggcacataccctcagccccgagggtgaactactccctcctcgtcatggagagcgccgggacgatgaagatggccaccgatgagggttccccccctccggcagggtgccggaacagggtcccgattggtttttggtggctacagaggcttgcggcggcggaactcccgatctaatgtgctccccgatgtttttagggtatatggatatatataggcgaaagaagtcggtcaggggagccacgaggggcccacgagggtgggggcgcgcccaggggggtagggcgtgcctccctgccttgtggcttcctcgaagcttcgcTGACGTCTACtgcaagtctcctggattgcttccgttccaaaaataactctcccgaaggtttcattccgtttggactccgtttgatattccttttcttcgaaacactgaaataggcaagaaaacagcattttgggctgggcctccggttaataggttagtcccaaaaatcatataaaagtgtataataaagcccattaaacatccaaaacagaatatataatagcatgaatacttcataaattatagatacgttggagacgtatcacaccactaagggaatcacaacatacatactatcaaaatatcgaacacatatcaagttcacatgattacttgcaacgtgatttatcccatgacctcaagaacgaaagtaactactcacaaacaataagcatgctcatgatcagaggggtattaatatgtataatggatctgaacatataatcttccaccaaataaaccatatagtaatcaagtacaagatgtaatcaacagtactagtcacccacaagcaccaatctatagttccggtaacaagattgaacacaagagatgaactagggtttgagaggagttagtgctgttgaagatgttgatggagatgccctccccaagatgggagagttgttggtgatgatgatgacgatggtttccccctccgggagggaagttccccgacagaatcgctccgcccgagggcaaaagtgctcctgcccaagttcctcctcgtggtggcggcgcttcgtcccgaaagtcctcctcttattttttttaggtcaaaaccacttatataccagaagatgagCACCGGaagtgggccgaggaggccacaacccaccagggcgcgccaggggggctggcgctcccaggtgggttgtgcccactagtggccccctctggtgtttattggctccagtatttcttaaatattccataaaaatcctcgtaaagtttcagctcatttggagttgtgcagaataggtggcttgacgtagctttttcagctccagatttccagctgtcggaattctccatcttagtgtgtaccttgcaaattatgagaaaaaatgcattagaattaccccaaaaagcattattatggataaaaacattataaataacagtaagaaaacatgatgcaaaatagacGTATCAAGTactacaatatgcttctggccatctgacaccgaatgaactgctgcatgtccaccgcgtgcgggagggagagcgtgtagtgaaagcttctcctagtcctgcgagccaccatgctcatgggcgagggagagggcgttgtaatcaaacttctcgttgttgtacgagttgatgcgacacatcaaagcagtgcacttgatatatttcaataatttgcgtttaccgatgcattaattacaacgcgtgcatgcatgccatgactttcctttgatacttgcatgtgttgatttaatgcaccttgaagtagtatgaatatgtgactgtaaagctttgtaatgccccggccctaaagcgagagatggttgtgcacgaggagggcgagatcatgccgACGGAACATGACCCGATGATGAAGCTCTCTATGGTCTctatggacctcaccttgctccactgccccttgtgcctccgccccttgaagcatccagtgtatgaggttcaaatacacctcgtccgttcggctgatcgagcaaggtgcatgtttcttgattgatgtgttgttcgattgatttgtgcagtgcaagggagggcacctggcctgcgcgggcTGCTGCGGCGAGCACCCCgagaaccagcggcagtgccagaagtgcaagcgcggcggtggcttcgacgtgcagagcacggtggtggacgccgtcctctcctcggtgagggtcgagtgcccgcacgaaggctgtgggttgtacgtcacttaccacaagctcgccgatcccCAGAGCGTGTGTCTGCTCGCGCcatgcaaatgccccgtgcccgtctgcagCTACAAAGGCCCGCCGCCGacgctctcccaccacatcagcaccgtgcatcccatgcccgtgcacaggatccagtacagcaaggtgctccagctgcaagtgccactgtcggagccacggctcttgttgttcgcggaggaggacggccgcgcgtttttcttggtcggcggcgtgctcgacatctgTGTGCCTGTTGCCGTGTCAGTCGTTTGCATCAGAGTGGGGGcatccccactgccgcactacgtggccaagctgtgggcgaacggcccgccgggggagcccaaaggcaggaccgacgccatcaaggtggaaatggaggtgacaagcagcaaggatcctgGCGACGTCGTCGTGCAGGAGCtaaccttcttcacagttccgcccaagctgctggccggggctggGTTGTCGAGGacggtgtccctccacattcagattgacaagctcacctcCTAAATGATTCTATAGTGCCTtttgtttatcttagtaatatgctaatatagtggttagcttggtctactttagcttaagagatggtgggttttggtggcaatgcagcaattacttcgacatcagatcagcagttaaagtaatttccaaTCCTTTGGGTAAGGAGTATAACAacttatatgcttgtttgttcaggaagtattgcatacttgtgcgagttgacgcagcacatcaaagtagtactactactagtagtactccctccgatcctaatTTCTTTGCGCAGATACCaaggagggcctggttgtgtctatacttggacaactcacccgactgtgCACCAGGCAAActaagctcgtgtcgtgttggtgccgtgtgcggcccgcacattaaccaaaacctcgcgcctccagcttagcctccgcattataaacttctcaatctcaaggccaaggagcaacgggaaacctatgatagagccaaccggatggttgagaacactacaattcgtagctacagatgcgggtgtgagagaggacgagtgcgtgcgtgcacctcttctcttcctgtataacgtactaaactcagagtacaagtgtatgtgggtggcatcgacctagggagctagagatggtgcgtgcgagaagtcccgagagataggtgtgtgcgtgggaaagagggagagagatgATATGTGTCGATCTAATGCGtgtgaaaaaaagactagtctatagctcgccacgaggctattcctgtcgaacgccccaataaccgtaagatatgtatccgacggtgccagttattgcacgtacacagcagtagaaaaagaagtaccatggcatatgctacaccacggccgagaacacgtgcccacgttacaccatccgggaatagtgccgcacttcgaaactagaaccgtcaatagaTTTTTAGCTTGCGTCCATATTCCAAATtactaccatgctatatttaatttcaaacatgttcacaccgatcacaacctaaacggtttcccacttaggagtgtattagtactcggttataaatactactatgccaagatgactgcacattcctcctcaactcctcatccacaaaaacaaacaagtcattcagcatccttcccttgcgtctgccatggccagcgtgagttccgGGTCGAGAGATTACCACCATGGAGaagcgagcatggaagcggaggcacgagagatgtcccgcctcgccgcaaaagcagccaacatgtcctgtcgcgtggaagtagcagcacagaggtcccgccgcgccgccgaagcagcacggaggtcctgccgcgccgtcgatgcagcagactggtctggccgcgccgcggaagcagcagagatgtcccgcggCGCCGCGAATGCAAcggagatgtcccgccgcgccacggcggcctggaaaaatgtctcgcgggtaggcaacgactcttacaggcgcatgcatgcgatcatccatagccagatggatcagatctccatctggacgaggttgcaggatgacatgaatgcctcgtttgaacaggctaccggtgTCATCCAACAACTAAGGGGGCGTCATTGGATCAGtagatcggatgacggcggcgcgTTGGTGCCGTTTCCTCCTTGGGGGTGTCATTCTTGGAGGCGTACACGGGATCGAGGGACCAGCGGGCGGCTtttttggtggagcggtgcttcatcctacacattgatgatggcggatctcggcggcgtggcgcagTGGAGACTCGGCGCCCGATGGGCGGTGATGGACTCGCGTAGGAGGAGGTAgttgtctggcgtcatggtggcgtcgatggcagagtgGCCTGACAAGGTAGAAGCCTCAATATTTGCTCTGAAGAC
This sequence is a window from Aegilops tauschii subsp. strangulata cultivar AL8/78 chromosome 7, Aet v6.0, whole genome shotgun sequence. Protein-coding genes within it:
- the LOC120968689 gene encoding uncharacterized protein; the encoded protein is MSDDDGIPECGYCYDDRGLFGRFPHLQNDRFFTVKLEETFDVCMYIPCHARPYVLEKLGLGLDDFENVETRRAHLRTKHGYEFLVKLYNAVDRSHFSCSNREALCKAYGFEEGMRIRFDIRPEYYDDDDNIDIWVDVDMPPILPRCDFVKGGHLACAGCCGEHPENQRQCQKCKRGGGFDVQSTVVDAVLSSVRVECPHEGCGLYVTYHKLADPQSVCLLAPCKCPVPVCSYKGPPPTLSHHISTVHPMPVHRIQYSKVLQLQVPLSEPRLLLFAEEDGRAFFLVGGVLDICVPVAVSVVCIRVGASPLPHYVAKLWANGPPGEPKGRTDAIKVEMEVTSSKDPGDVVVQELTFFTVPPKLLAGAGLSRTVSLHIQIDKLTS